One stretch of Aquipuribacter sp. SD81 DNA includes these proteins:
- the arc gene encoding proteasome ATPase, with product MRVGAVARVSDDTARRTPRAGTRAPAEGYREEAPQEIGGPTVDQHDGQAERPGRSRAEHLQDEVVRARAELSRVSMQNERLAETLRDARDQIVSLRAEVDRLAQPPASYGTLVGLSEDGSADITAGGRKLRVAVTPAVAAEELLPGREVVLNEAMNIVGVTGFERVGELVTVKELLPPDRALVTAHADEERVVRLAGPLLDAPLRIGDSLTVDTRTGFAYERVPKAEVEDLVLEEVPDIDYSDIGGLGSQIETIRDAVELPFLHPDLFAEHGLKAPKGVLLYGPPGCGKTLIAKAVANGLAKQVARTRGEDGNAARSYFLNIKGPELLNKYVGETERHIRLVFQRAREKASEGTPVVVFFDEMDSLFRTRGSGVSSDVENTIVPQLLSEIDGVELLENVIVIGASNREDMIDPAILRPGRLDVKIKIERPDAEGAKDVFSKYLLAGLPLHADDLGAHGGNAEACVDDMIQRIVERMYAETEENQFLEVTYANGDKEVLYFKDFNSGAMIQNIVDRAKKMAIKDLLTTGQKGIRMDHLLAAVVDEFKENEDLPNTTNPDDWARISGKKGERIVFIRTLIQSKQGTEPGRSIDTVQNTGQYL from the coding sequence ATGCGCGTCGGCGCCGTCGCTCGCGTGAGCGACGACACGGCGCGCAGGACCCCCCGTGCCGGGACGCGCGCACCGGCGGAGGGTTACCGTGAGGAGGCACCTCAGGAGATCGGAGGGCCGACGGTGGACCAGCACGACGGACAGGCGGAGCGCCCCGGGCGCAGCCGCGCGGAGCACCTGCAGGACGAGGTCGTCCGGGCGCGGGCCGAGCTCTCCCGGGTCTCGATGCAGAACGAGCGGCTCGCCGAGACCCTGCGGGACGCCCGGGACCAGATCGTCTCGCTGCGCGCGGAGGTCGACCGGCTCGCGCAGCCGCCCGCCTCCTACGGCACGCTCGTGGGCCTGAGCGAGGACGGCAGCGCGGACATCACCGCGGGCGGGCGCAAGCTCCGCGTGGCCGTCACCCCGGCGGTGGCCGCGGAGGAGCTGCTGCCCGGGCGCGAGGTCGTGCTCAACGAGGCGATGAACATCGTCGGTGTCACCGGCTTCGAGCGGGTCGGCGAGCTCGTCACCGTCAAGGAGCTGCTGCCGCCGGACCGCGCGCTCGTCACCGCGCACGCCGACGAGGAGCGCGTCGTGCGCCTCGCCGGCCCGCTGCTGGACGCGCCGCTGCGCATCGGCGACTCCCTCACCGTCGACACCCGGACCGGCTTCGCCTACGAGCGCGTGCCGAAGGCCGAGGTCGAGGACCTCGTGCTGGAGGAGGTGCCGGACATCGACTACTCGGACATCGGCGGCCTCGGATCCCAGATCGAGACCATCCGCGACGCCGTCGAGCTGCCCTTCCTGCACCCGGACCTCTTCGCCGAGCACGGTCTCAAGGCGCCCAAGGGCGTGCTGCTGTACGGCCCGCCCGGCTGCGGCAAGACGCTCATCGCCAAGGCCGTCGCCAACGGCCTCGCCAAGCAGGTCGCGCGCACGCGCGGCGAGGACGGCAACGCCGCCCGCAGCTACTTCCTCAACATCAAGGGCCCGGAGCTGCTCAACAAGTACGTCGGCGAGACCGAGCGCCACATCCGGCTCGTGTTCCAGCGCGCGCGGGAGAAGGCGAGCGAGGGCACGCCGGTCGTCGTGTTCTTCGACGAGATGGACTCGCTGTTCCGCACCCGCGGCTCCGGGGTCTCCAGCGACGTCGAGAACACGATCGTGCCGCAGCTGCTCAGCGAGATCGACGGCGTGGAGCTGCTGGAGAACGTCATCGTGATCGGCGCGTCCAACCGCGAGGACATGATCGACCCGGCGATCCTGCGGCCGGGCCGCCTCGACGTGAAGATCAAGATTGAGCGCCCGGACGCCGAGGGCGCGAAGGACGTCTTCAGCAAGTACCTGCTCGCCGGCCTGCCCCTGCACGCCGACGACCTGGGCGCGCACGGCGGCAACGCCGAGGCGTGCGTCGACGACATGATCCAGCGCATCGTCGAGCGGATGTACGCCGAGACCGAGGAGAACCAGTTCCTCGAGGTGACGTACGCCAACGGCGACAAGGAGGTCCTGTACTTCAAGGACTTCAACTCCGGCGCCATGATCCAGAACATCGTCGACCGGGCGAAGAAGATGGCCATCAAGGACCTGCTGACCACCGGTCAGAAGGGCATCCGGATGGACCACCTGCTCGCGGCCGTCGTCGACGAGTTCAAGGAGAACGAGGACCTGCCCAACACGACCAACCCCGACGACTGGGCGCGCATCTCGGGCAAGAAGGGCGAGCGGATCGTGTTCATCCGCACGCTCATCCAGTCCAAGCAGGGCACCGAGCCGGGGCGGTCGATCGACACGGTGCAGAACACGGGGCAGTACCTGTAG
- a CDS encoding DUF6226 family protein, with product MGDRWGADGPPPEAYSRVTRDLDAVYDGLHDVARRLVAEVCRTHDVLRVPLRAYWVRGTDGRARPADDLVAAWWLLPADPRCLPATVALLGQWDVQVRHGWFGDRAASPVVCTCDACDEDLAEVGDALEGMLQDAVGAYAEDVRPHGVLGRSRWFSSGAATGSSGGLVEPGEALHSRLPRRASLGWPAWPARSLPT from the coding sequence GTGGGGGACCGGTGGGGCGCCGACGGGCCACCGCCCGAGGCGTACAGCCGGGTCACACGCGACCTCGACGCCGTGTACGACGGGCTGCACGATGTCGCGCGGCGGCTCGTGGCCGAGGTCTGCCGCACCCACGACGTGCTCCGGGTGCCCCTGCGCGCGTACTGGGTGCGCGGGACGGACGGCCGCGCCCGCCCCGCCGACGACCTCGTCGCCGCGTGGTGGCTGTTGCCGGCCGACCCTCGGTGCCTGCCCGCCACCGTCGCGCTGCTGGGGCAGTGGGACGTGCAGGTCCGCCACGGGTGGTTCGGGGACCGGGCTGCCAGCCCCGTGGTGTGCACGTGCGACGCGTGCGACGAGGACCTCGCGGAGGTTGGCGACGCCCTGGAGGGGATGCTGCAGGACGCCGTTGGGGCGTACGCGGAGGATGTCCGGCCCCACGGCGTCCTGGGACGGTCGCGGTGGTTCTCCAGCGGAGCGGCGACGGGCTCGAGCGGCGGCCTGGTCGAGCCGGGCGAGGCGCTGCACTCGCG